ataccgaccccgcgaaagataccgaccccgcgaaagataccgaccccgcgaaagataccgaccccgcgaaagataccgaccccgcgaaagataccgaccccgcgaaagataccgaccccgcgaaagataccgaccccgcgaaagataccgaccccgcgaaagataccgaccccgcgaaagataccgaccccgcgaaagataccgaccccgcgaaagataccgaccccgcgaaagataccgaccccgcgaaagataccgaccccgcgaaagataccgaccccgcgaaagataccgaccccgcgaaagataccgaccccgcgaaagataccgaccccgcgaaagataccgaccccgcgaaagataccgaccccgcgaaagataccgaccccgcgaaagataccgaccccgcgaaagataccgaccccgcgaaagataccgaccccgcgaaagataccgaccccgcgaaagataccgaccccgcgaaagataccgaccccgcgaaagataccgaccccgcgaaagataccgaccccgcgaaagataccgaccccgcgaaagataccgaccccgcgaaagataccgaccccgcgaaagataccgaccccgcgaaagataccgaccccgcgaaagataccgaccccgcgaaagataccgaccccgcgaaagataccgaccccgcgaaagataccgaccccgcgaaagataccgaccccgcgaaagataccgaccccgcgaaagataccgaccccgcgaaagataccgaccccgcgaaagataccgaccccgcgaaagataccgaccccgcgaaagataccgaccccgcgaaagataccgaccccgcgaaagataccgaccccgcgaaagataccgaccccgcgaaagataccgaccccgcgaaagataccgaccccgcgaaagataccgaccccgcgaaagataccgaccccgcgaaagataccgaccccgcgaaagataccgaccccgcgaaagataccgaccccgcgaaagataccgaccccgcgaaagataccgaccccgcgaaagataccgaccccgcgaaagataccgaccccgcgaaagataccgaccccgcgaaagataccgaccccgcgaaagataccgaccccgcgaaagataccgaccccgcgaaagataccgaccccgcgaaagataccgaccccgcgaaagataccgaccccgcgaaagataccgaccccgcgaaagataccgaccccgcgaaagataccgaccccgcgaaagataccgaccccgcgaaagataccgaccccgcgaaagataccgaccccgcgaaagataccgaccccgcgaaagataTCGACCTCACGAAAGATATCAATCTCGCGAAAGATATGGATCTCGCGAAAAATATGGACCTCCAAAAAATATGGATCTCCCGAAATATATGGATCAGTGGTGTAAAAACTGTAgaacaataaataaaacagtaaGTAAAACAAAGAAATTCTCCAGTATGTAGAGGGTAAGACATCAGTAATTATACAACTTGAATCTTTACATtatagtaaattcatcagaataaTCCAGCAGCTCGCACATCGTAAACATTGTGCTTGAGATGCCATAGTACACCATAAAGGCACTTCATACAGGGAATTATTTCCTGAAACGCGCCGTGCAAGCAATAAGTAGAGAGAAATCGCGACTGGCAGCAGCAGAGCTTATGATGTAACAAAAAAATCATTGATTCCGTGCTATCAGACCATCAGTATCACTAAACACGGCGTTAAAAAAAAAGGCGGCTGAGTTTCCTATTGGTGTCAAATATGGCAGTGCATTGGTCCATCTTTGTTGATTTTTTAGGCTGTTGGATGAACACGTAAATCGCTGCACGCTAGTCTTCTCTTACATTCCAAGGTAGTGTAGGATATCTGCTTACTACAAGTTTGTGCCGATGCT
This genomic stretch from Schistocerca cancellata isolate TAMUIC-IGC-003103 chromosome 2, iqSchCanc2.1, whole genome shotgun sequence harbors:
- the LOC126152281 gene encoding clumping factor A-like gives rise to the protein MVVFREKKLVRSTQPLIHRTQTPQKDPSTADATDTDPATDTDPATDTDPATDTDPATDTDPATDTDPATDTDPATDTDPATDTDPATDTDPATDTDPATDTDPATDTDPAKDTDPAKDTDPAKDTDPAKDTDPAKDTDPAKDTDPAKDTDPAKDTDPAKDTDPAKDTDPAKDTDPAKDTDPAKDTDPAKDTDPAKDTDPAKDTDPAKDTDPAKDTDPAKDTDPAKDTDPAKDTDPAKDTDPAKDTDPAKDTDPAKDTDPAKDTDPAKDTDPAKDTDPAKDTDPAKDTDPAKDTDPAKDTDPAKDTDPAKDTDPAKDTDPAKDTDPAKDTDPAKDTDPAKDTDPAKDTDPAKDTDPAKDTDPAKDTDPAKDTDPAKDTDPAKDTDPAKDTDPAKDTDPAKDTDPAKDTDPAKDTDPAKDTDPAKDTDPAKDTDPAKDTDPAKDTDPAKDTDPAKDTDPAKDTDPAKDTDPAKDTDPAKDTDPAKDTDPAKDTDPAKDTDPAKDTDPAKDTDPAKDTDPAKDTDPAKDTDPAKDTDPAKDTDPAKDTDPAKDTDPAKDTDPAKDTDPAKDTDPAKDIDLTKDINLAKDMDLAKNMDLQKIWISRNIWISGVKTVEQ